In a single window of the Papaver somniferum cultivar HN1 chromosome 8, ASM357369v1, whole genome shotgun sequence genome:
- the LOC113302395 gene encoding acid beta-fructofuranosidase-like, whose protein sequence is MDSTSRITDLESAVNECSYTTLPDHHTLSEDSSSVNGLKPLKSFAYTFSIVLFICSTVLVLVGDHQRSEILSSILPPTSKITPSVVVSSRGVSEGVSEKSNAKNLFAASNPFPWTNNMLSWQRTSYHFQPQRNWMNDPNGPLYYKGWYHFFYQYNPEGAVWGNIVWGHAVSKDLIHWQYLPIAMEPDKWYDSNGVWTGSATILPDGSLVMLYTGSTNESVQVQNVAYPADPNNPLLVEWVKYENNPVLLPPPGIGSKDFRDPTTAWRTPNGNWKITIGSRLNTTLGMAVVYETPDFINYKLKEGLLHAVPGTGMWECVDLYPVSTVDENGLDTSVNGPHVKHVLKASLDDDKKDYYALGVYDEAKDVWTPDNPEIDVGIGLKYDYGHFYASKTFYDQHKERRILWGWIGETDSERADIEKGWSSVQAVPREVTFDKKTKTNLIQWPVEEVEDLRLSSKKFEDVKVETGSVVHLDVDTATQVDITAEFEIDEKALEGVMEADVGYNCTTSGGAAGRGALGPFGLLVLADGSRTEQTAIYFYIAKGVDGNLNTFFCTDQSRSSKASDVNKQIYGSTVPVLKGEKLSMRLLVDHSIVEAFAQGGRTCITSRVYPTEAIYGASKVFLFNNATGVSVTAKKVKIWEMNSAFLHPYHFSAASVSHVTSLYVLAMILFSGLINMFIF, encoded by the exons ATGGACAGCACCAGTAGAATTACAGATCTCGAAAGTGCTGTTAATGAATGTTCTTACACTACTTTACCAGATCATCATACTCTATCAGAAGATTCTTCTTCTGTAAATGGATTGAAACCATTAAAGAGTTTTGCTTATACCTTTTCAATCGTTTTATTCATTTGTTCTACTGTTTTGGTTTTAGTCGGAGATCACCAAAGATCTGAAATTCTTTCTTCAATTTTACCACCAACTAGTAAAATCACTCCGTCCGTAGTAGTATCATCAAGAGGTGTTTCTGAAGGTGTTTCAGAAAAATCTAATGCCAAGAATTTGTTTGCTGCTTCAAACCCATTTCCGTGGACCAATAATATGTTGTCCTGGCAAAGAACTTCTTATCATTTCCAACCTCAACGAAATTGGATGAATG ATCCTAATG GTCCATTGTATTACAAAGGATGGTACCATTTCTTCTATCAGTACAATCCCGAGGGCGCAGTATGGGGAAACATCGTCTGGGGTCACGCAGTATCGAAAGATCTAATTCACTGGCAATACCTACCTATAGCCATGGAACCTGATAAATGGTATGACAGCAATGGTGTTTGGACTGGCTCAGCAACAATTTTACCAGACGGCTCACTGGTAATGCTCTACACCGGATCCACAAACGAATCCGTACAAGTTCAAAACGTGGCATACCCAGCTGATCCAAATAATCCTCTCCTTGTTGAATGGGTTAAATATGAAAACAATCCGGTTTTGTTACCACCACCAGGAATCGGTTCCAAAGATTTCCGTGATCCAACCACTGCTTGGAGGACACCAAATGGAAATTGGAAGATAACTATCGGGTCGAGGTTGAACACAACATTAGGCATGGCGGTTGTTTACGAAACACCCGATTTTATCAACTACAAATTGAAAGAAGGATTATTGCATGCAGTTCCCGGTACTGGTATGTGGGAATGTGTTGATCTCTACCCAGTTTCTACAGTCGATGAAAATGGACTCGATACATCTGTTAACGGACCTCATGTTAAACATGTTTTGAAAGCTAGTCTTGACGATGATAAAAAAGATTATTATGCACTCGGGGTTTATGACGAGGCTAAGGATGTTTGGACCCCAGATAACCCTGAAATAGATGTTGGGATTGGACTGAAGTATGATTATGGTCATTTCTATGCGTCAAAGACATTCTACGATCAGCATAAAGAAAGAAGGATCTTGTGGGGTTGGATTGGTGAGACCGACAGCGAACGAGCTGACATAGAGAAAGGATGGTCCTCTGTGCAG GCTGTTCCAAGAGAAGTAACATTTGATAAGAAAACCAAGACCAATTTGATTCAATGGCCTGTGGAGGAAGTTGAGGATTTGAGATTATCCAGCAAGAAATTCGAGGATGTTAAGGTTGAAACTGGATCCGTCGTTCACCTTGATGTTGACACAGCTACACAG GTAGATATTACTGCAGAATTTGAAATTGATGAGAAGGCTTTGGAGGGAGTAATGGAAGCAGACGTGGGTTACAATTGTACAACTAGTGGAGGTGCTGCAGGAAGAGGTGCATTGGGACCATTCGGATTGTTGGTGCTTGCAGACGGCAGTCGAACAGAGCAAACAGCTATCTATTTTTACATTGCAAAGGGTGTAGATGGaaatctcaacactttcttctgcACTGATCAATCTAG ATCTTCCAAGGCAAGTGATGTCAATAAACAGATTTATGGTAGCACAGTTCCTGTACTAAAAGGCGAAAAACTTTCAATGAGGCTATTG GTGGATCATTCAATAGTTGAAGCTTTTGCTCAAGGAGGAAGGACTTGTATAACATCTCGAGTCTATCCAACAGAAGCGATATACGGAGCATCAAAAGTTTTCCTATTTAACAATGCAACTGGGGTGAGTGTCACTGCCAAAAAGGTTAAGATATGGGAAATGAattctgcttttcttcatccttACCATTTCTCAGCCGCATCAGTATCTCATGTAACTAGTCTATATGTTCTTGCTATGATATTATTTTCCGGTCTCATCAATATGTTCATCTTTTAG